DNA from Etheostoma spectabile isolate EspeVRDwgs_2016 chromosome 23, UIUC_Espe_1.0, whole genome shotgun sequence:
TCTGTTGACAATGTTATATGATTTTAAGGAACAcctgccagccaatcagagacaaGGATCTACTGTACGTGGCCATTGCATAATGCATTGAAatggccaggtgtgtgtgtgtgtgtgtgtgtgtgtgtgtgtgtgtgtgtgtgtgtgtgtggaggcggGGGTGGTTACCTGTGTCTATACGATGTAGGCTGTTGCCGCTAAGGTTGAGCATTTTGAGGTCTTTGGACAGCAGGAACTGTTTGGGCCTGAGATGTTTGATGGTGTTCCAGGACAGATCCATCTTCACTATGTCGGCTGGCAGGTCAGACGGGATGTCATTCAAATCTGCAAAGAAACATTAGTTCTTTTTAACTGTGAAAAGGGGGCTGGAACAACAGAGTGGGGTTTTGTAAAGACTTTTAATGGTGAGAATGATACACTGCAAGAATTTACATAAACTTTAGCACAACAAATAAAGATCCATTCCTGTATCCCTGCTGATAGGTATACAGCATTGAGGCAGATGTGCACAATAATTGAAATCAGAATACAAAGTGCAGCACTCCAGAATCAGCAGAAGAGCTGGAAATCTAATCAGTCTGCATCTTTATACATTTTCAAGATGTTGTGTGGGTTGTATTCAACATTTAACCTTTCCAAGATGGAAGCTAGTGTGACAGCATGTATTacattatttcactttttttgccaGGAATGAGCGTTTCCAATCTTCTCCAACCTAGGAAGAGACTCAAATGTATGAAACAGTGATAGCCACATATTCCCATTTCGATACCAGATCCtctcaaacaaaaggaatttttatGGATTTATAGTTTCTTCCCACAGACATTAGATTTGTTTCACCTGTCAGTCTTTAAAAATATGCAAGTTGTCTTTATTGTAAGTCACATCTGCCGTGCCAATCATGGTGCAGTTCTGTTTAAAACTGAGTAGGTTGCCCCAGCAACCTGTATCATCAAAATGAACATGGGTGATTGTTTTTGAAGCAGCTTGCAAAGAGGTTGCAGATGGCAGGAAACAAGTATGTTTAGGCATTGAATACTGATGGAGATATAATTAAGCTATGCTTATTTTTATGTGAAatcgtttttattttgtatattttgcatcttaaaaaaaaaaaaaagattgtgtatGATATAGTGTGTGGTTGTGCCTTTCCTGCGTACATGCATTTGGACTAGTTTCCTGCATGTACTTATTTACGCGGACAGCATAGTTTGCTCAGAAGTATCCTTTGGACGCTTTTATAGAACAGATGCCGCAGTCTTTATGCACTTTACGGCCGCAGATGTTGCAGTTAGTTATCATGGAGGCATGTTGCCATAAATCATCACTGACTCTAAGGAAATATAATCACACACAGGACATACATATACAGCATGCACACAGATGTAGCCAGTGAAGTAAGGAAATGTAATTATTGTTCAATGATGTGATGCAGCGATGGCCGAGAAGTGTGCAGCAGGCAGACACATTTACAGAGAACAGACTTTGGAGACTCTTCCAGAAGTTATCAGTCCTCCACAGTGAGAACTGGAGGTCTAAAGGGAATCCCATTCTGCGTTAGGTGTACATGTGTCTGCAACTTTGTCCAAGATTAGGAAAAAGTTGAAAGAATGCTGGCACTCTTACACCAGACTCAAATTACACGCCTAACTTTAGAGTCAAAATCAGATAATCTCTGTCCTGGAGAGATACATCTGTGgtcttctgtgtttttaaagtgaaTGAGAAAAATCTCCTATACTATGTATTCAGTAGTGACAATAGGCTAAGTGGTAACTGTGATCAGCAGGACCTATTTTCTTAAAACTTAGCCAAAGATGGAAAGATTATCTATTCCTTATCTTGATTTGCTACGTTGCTTATCCATTGCATTTTTCTATTGTTGCTTCCTGGAGCAAAATTTGTGTTCAGGAAGTCCGACATTTTATCAGGAACCTTCATGGCATCTTGGGATTTTTCAAAGAGCAAATCTTTAACGTAAAGTGTTTGGCTCTTTCCTACTTTAACATCTGTGCCTCCTTAGAGTGCACTCCCAAatgaataaacacacaaaaaggaggagagaaCATTTCAGGAAAAGTGAAAGCCATTCATTCATAACTGGGTTTTTCACAGAATCTGCTGAAGTCATTAAGTCGGTGTACATTTGAACATCTGTCCCTTCCGGACTTTACTGTCAAAAAAAGAATTGCTTTTTGATTTGCTACTACCTGAGAAACACTCTGTGTTTCGCCTGATGACACCTCTGCTATAAATGTACTTTGGACCTTTTGGCTATTACATTTCTGAGTGATGTCATAATTTATTTAACTATAGCACCTGCTTTATGTCAAGGTGCCAGCTTTGAATTACTTTCTGCTGCAATTTAGTCAGTCATTTGCCATGTAGGCCTGTGCATTAGAATAACACATGGATAACCCATTGCAGCAGTATTTGCATAGTCTGAAAAAAGCAAAAccattttcacaatttaaaaatagtTCAGAACATTAATCTGGACATACATCTACATATCCTTCTACAGAGAGTGTGGGTTAGCACCGCTGATGAATTATATGTACACGTAGTGTAAAGAAAAAAGCAGGTGTATACATGGGAGCAGGTGGTGCAATATGTTTTATACTGTTTAGACAGTAGAAAAGGAAGCAGTAAATTTTATGCAGTGCTGGCATGATTACTCTGGGGTCAACTGTGTGTGGTGCAAGAAATGTTTGTGGTTTAGACACACACCTCGACAGGGGAAATaatttcttgtgttttgtttaatagTTTTAGGCACTAAATTGGCTGCATGGTAGCATTAGTAATATATTATGTTAACTTTGAACATCCTTCATGGGAAGTCACTAGCACCTCAACTGCTAAACTGCATGGAGCCATAACGATAGCAaagaatgtatatatatatatatatatatatatatatatatatatatagtttatatataataacatgGGGTAATTACCAATAGATACTGTGCTAACATTATAAtctaatatactatatatatattatatatatatatatatattatatatattatactgttCTCAAGtctctataatatatatatcatatatatatatatactgttaataatatatatatactgttatatatgtatattattatatctaTAAATATGGGATATTTTCAATCAACAACATTTAACATGAATGATGCAGTAACCTGTCAGCTCTCCCTATATTTCCACCTGTGCTTCTAGGCTCTGGATCTCGCATGCTGTTATATTTGGGCTTCATGTAACACACTACTGTAACTCTGTATCACCATTCCGACAAAATATATAGATGCAGAAGTGaaccattttttaaacatgctgtcAACTCTGTTTATAGGATATATCCCTATTACAACAACCAGATTGCTAACAGTCATGTCCCCCCTTACAATGATCTTGAGGGTTTAAGTCACGTTAAGTTTATTGCTGTAATGCTTTATCTCACAGTGACAACAGAATAAAATGGAATATGTTTCCGTGTCAGACCAAATGGGTATACATtaatgctacttttacttttcttcagTATTATATGTCAAAACCTAGCGTTTGTAGTTTTCAGCACCAACCGACgctgactcaagtgacatcacttgaggaAATGTATCAGACTTCATGCAGCTCCCTCTGAAGACATAGAAGGCTTTACGTGACTGTTTTTAACCTATGACGCATTACTCCCCAAGACCTGTAAGCAGACTTGGTTGGTTGTACAAGAAGTTatattctcattttctatttcagaactgtccataatgttcatactgttcatattgtaatacaataacataatactagttgtcccagtatccttgcactatgctccatatttaaataatttttattgctCTCTTTGTtaactcatgcctctatatttttctgtttagagtatgtatatattgtgtgtatatattagtgtgtatatttttgttttggttgttttgcgtgtaagcacagtgtgagtaacgatgctccaaagaaaaattcctcgtatgtgtccacatacctggcaaataaagctgattctgattctgattctgattctgacatcTTTGTTGATAGAGTTACACACAAGTAAAAACTCTGAACTACCCTTTTTTCTGCAAATCATGGACTGAGTCCAAATGCTTCTTTTTGCCCATGACATAATGACAACAATTAcatgggaataaaaaaataaagaaaataatcaaaacataaTCAAACAATTTGCATTCAAAGTACATCGATCCAAACGTTCAGCATTAAATAGTGGAGGTGACTGCCAACTTACTACAATATCATAACAGTTTAGTGGTAATTTTTATCCCATGGTCTGTTCTCATAATGTATCAGTAACCCTTTCAACTCaatgtgaaaaatgtctttGGTAAAACTCTGAACCAAAGAAGTCAAACATCAGTTGAGTTTGATGACAGCTTTACAATTCCCAGTGTTGCTAGGACCTTCAAACTACTGCAGGAAAGCTTCTTGGCACCAGGGAGTGTCTGCAGCTTAATCCTGCTGTTATTAAAGAGTGATGTTTGATACAGTCCTCTTTTTCATTCATgctctcttcctctttgtctAATTGACATTATGGAAGATTGTTGTTTTCTGCTGACTAACTGCCCGCTTGCTTCCCTGGAGAGGGAGAGCCTGACATAATATGTGTGTGGGCGTTTGTGTAAGTGGGATGCCGCCAACTAACCATACATGAGTCACTTCACTGCTGCCTACTCAAATGGTCTGATGTTTATATGGAGGATTTATGTCACTTCTGAAACCAATGATCTCTTGACCTCATGAACACAGTCGTGAAGAGTATAGAATTAGGCCAAAACAATCAACACCACCCTGGAGATGGGTGTTTGAGCAACCTCATGAGATATGTACAGAAAAACCCAAACAGGAATGACTTCAAGCTCAAAGGGAGACCAATATGAAAAGCTGGTTTTGTACTAATGTAATATACCGGCACCTTGTTCTTTTATGCTATCATTACTTTTTGAATGCTAATTTTACTTTGTTTATGGTAATTTTTTTATGCTACCATATGTTGTGTTATGCTAACATTAGTTTTTGAATGCTAATGTTACCTTTTTTATGCTAGTGTTACTTTCTTTATGCTAAAGTTagttgtgttttaatttaattagctTAAAGGTAATTTTCTCCGGCTAGCTAACTTTTTGGACTCTACTCTAGCGTTAAGATCACACCTATAGCTGCCATTTCTCACTGGAATGGCATACAGCCTGTTAGCTAACCAGTACTAACCAGAACGGACAGATGTCTATGAGCTGAGTTTACTCTATGAGCTAAGCTAACTCTGTTACATCAAATGGTAACATTTACGTTTAATAGTGTACATGGTcccctaaaaataaataaataaaaattaaatgtgcCATGAAATAGAAGTATAGCTTACAAATTTACCTCCAAACATTTTATTGGTTCACAGTAAATTGCTATGTACATTCTAAAAACTCTGGAAATATTTAGTCAAAACTGCATTTCAAAATATTAGAGGTATAGTGTTTAAAATGGCTTCAGTACAACTACAGTTTTAATTCAGGATACATACTATTTAGGGAGATTGTTGTGGCCACTGTACACAAGAGGTTTAAACAGAatattttgacacattttgatATAACCATACTGTAACTCTCAAGTCTACAACCCATCtttaagaaacacaaaactCCCATATTTACTCTAACCACTCTGTGTAGCATGAGAATGATGTGGAGCCTGAAATCTGCTGTGGTTCACCTCAGAGAAAAAGcctcagagagagagggaagcaTGAAGACACAGAAAGTAAgtaagggagggagagagatgatGAGAAAATATAGCGTTTGGAAACAGATGTTTCCACTCTGCTATGGATTTTCTAATTATTGCCCCCCACTTGCTTtccagtcccatgtcaaagaaAACCATATTTGTTCCATCCCCACACCCTCACGTTCCTCCTCTTCACAGTTTGTTTTCACTTAGGTTTAACTTCTTTGTATGTTTGACCACTACGGAAGCCCTGAAAGGCAAggtgaaaagctttttttggacattttgctGTCCATGAATAGTATCTCCACTTAGGTGATACTATCTCTAGTATGGGGTAACATTTTTAGTTACACAGCtccatacagtatgttaaacaGTAAACATTTGTTGGTAACTTAggtaaaaaccttttatttatgCTGCATTTGGCTTTCAATTTCCTTTGTATCATGCACTAAGAACTTTGGCACGACTTTCTTAAAACAACCTAATTTAGAAGTGAAAGTTGAACTTTAGGTTTTGGCCATGAATAGTATTTCCTAAGTTTAAGATGTACAGGTTTTGAACTTTGGTTTTGGCAGATGGGATGTgtgaaaaacatttgttttttacatcgCCCTTTCAGTGCTTTCGTAGCCCACGGTCATTCGGATgacatttgtcaatttttccGTGTGGGTTAAGGTCTAACTGCAGCTAATTCACTTTTAAAGCTGCCAGTCTTGCAATTACATAGAAAGCTGTGCAAGGTTGGACTAGAAGGCAAAATTTACAGCAAATTTGATTCCATGTCTTGTAGCCTTTGTCAAAATCTAATAATGCATATtcccaataataataaataaacgaAAGGTACCCTCAGGAGACCGCAGCATTATGGAACAATGTTTTTAGAAATGAGCCCTTTTCGTTTGTGTTGTGCTCGTGCACAAGATCACTCATTACATGTGTGAGCATGTGGACAACTGATACACCTTCCTAACAATAGTACCATGCTATTCCTGTAATTGACAGTTATTGTAGTAATTCGACAAGAAAGGCAATTAAGAAGAAAATGAGCACAGTAGTAAACATGTTTTGTAATCAATGTAAATTTAAAGCGTAAATGCAATGCGTTTCGGAAGGATGCACtgaatgtaaacataacatttgtttgtttaccATAAACTTAAGTGGGCACTTCCAAGGACTATTACGACCTACAATCTATGATTGTATCACAGGTGCATTGGTTGCACTTGATTTAGTAGTAACTTGGAGGAAACAGGTTACATTTAAATGGCACAGTTTTGCAACTCCATGTACTCTGAGAGCGACAGCCTTGAGACATATTCAATAAGTATGTAAGTTAAATAATGCAACTCATTATACATATACTCTGGGGTGTGCCTGATATTATTGGAAGGGTTTGTTACACTGGTTATTCTAGGCCCTACCGACGCAGAGTTACAAATGCACAAAGGTACAAAGAGTTTATTTTTGTCCAAGTCATGCatctgtaaaattaataaaaatacactGCTGTACACACATGGTGAGATACAGACAACACAAGACAatagccacatgtctcagctTACTACAGAAAAATTCCAGAAGCCGAAAGACTCAAAAAACATTCTACGAATATGCTTTGACACAGCTACAGTcatcacagggttaaaattTCATTGTAAATCATGCGAATGTCAACCTCCCGCACGTGGGTCTGACATTGGATTCCTAGGCTCCCGTGAACAGACTGGCTCATATGTAGACCTCAGAGaatacattgattaaaaaattgGATCTccaattttctgttttattcagAGGATcagaaatttagaaaattacaaaattgcGCCTGGGCTCCAAATATTCAATACAGCAATGATATTCTCTCCCTCGTTCCGCCTAGctatgcccccccccacacacacacacacacacacacacactcgagCACAGCACTCAGGCAAGTTGATGTGTCCCTTCCAACTCTTGCATAATCAAGCCTGTCACAATGTGAAGCAGAAACGCTTACTGTTAGATAACATCTATTATAATAGAACTTAGTGTtcaattttttgacagttttcagtggttatgaggagcaatatgaaAATTAAAGTTGGTAATCATTGatcattgtttaggtacattaggTTCTGAGTTTTAGAATGACTGTCTAATGCTGTTTGAAAACGTAAGActttcttcttcataaaacaTGTTGGACATAATCAcatttttgtatacattttcattcatttacatAAGTAAGATACAGGACAGCTTCTTGCAAAACATGATctgctcaaaagaaaaaaaaatgaatgggtCATTGTACCCAGCCCTTCTGGAAATGCACATTTCGAACCAAACTGACGTCCATGAGCCTGTGCATGTTGTCTGCCCCCCCTGTTCAGTCCAAAGTTTGTCTGTAAGAAGTGTTGCACTTGCCCTCAAGTATAACCTAAATTCTCAACAAGATTGCAAAATACATTCTCGTAATCATCCAGGGTTGACATGACTGCCCCGAGTCTTCTTGAATGCCCGCCTAAACACATCCGACACGCCTACAATGACAGCCAACTAATCGCTGGTAAGTAGGCGGAACGAGGGAGAGAAAATCATTACAGTATTGACTAATTGGAGCTCATATgcaattttgtaattttctaaatttctgatccaatttttatatttgtcaaggcagaaaaaaatgaagaattggatatttgaaaccatttttctgttttgaacTGATAAGCGTTGCACGGACCAGAAGGGGGGCGCGAATCAAAGTCCGGAAATGAAAACCGTTGAAATTTGTCCAGAAACTTCACGCTTCTGAGGCAAACAGCTTGTTTTGGAGAAAATGGCTTGGATATTCCATTTCCTTGGATTGTTGGTGAGGtatgaaaaaagttttttgagGAAATATCAACGCTGTGGATGAAGGCACAAGGAAAAAGGTGTGAATGCACACTCGACTTTAGACACTAGCTGTGCAGtatctttctttatttctttattttctttaacttgtGTTAAAGTTGTGTAACTGCTATAAATCATCTTATGCTTTGTTTGTGGGCTTAATTGAATCATGAGAGGCTAAGCTTTCAGTTGTTGTGCCGCAGGAGTGTATACTTTAAAGGTGTAATGCTTTAAAGTTATAAAAACTTTTATGAGTGTAAGTAACAGCGATACCTCAGCAACAAAGTGTGCCATCTACGGTACAGCACATGTTAAGTGTAAGACCGGTGGGACCGGCCCGTTCTGGGAATGGCAAGAATTGCGGGTGGATTCCGTGTATAGAGCAATGGATTATACATACTAGCAGCCTAAAATCTTATATTTTATCTGCCTTtatatttttagttgttttaaaCATGCCctttgatgttttatgtaacttttatttgccctgttgctgaaatgtgctatacaaataaagctgccttgccttgccagaTGAAATAATCCACATGGGATTGGATTTTACAATGATTGACAGCCAATACAACCAATGTTGGTGAAACTAGTAAAACCATTGTGCTGGAATACAGGGcagtgaaaacaacaaaatcagcCTACAGTACTATAACTATATGTGCATCTTTGTAAATTAAAAGTACGGAAACCACGTATTGAATGTCATGCACAACAGCTGTAGTGAATTAAGCAACATTCActcatcacatgtcactttcaTGGTGGGCCATGGTTTAGGAGGCAGGATGTAGATAGTTATTATCAAGCATTAAAAACAGAGGAACCTTATAGTGGTTCAGTTAAAGGAGTGATTTATAattttactgtagaaaaaaaagcttcCTCGTGCATTTACACAACACAGACGCTGCATTGTGTGGTTTTTCTAGTTCTTTCTGTGAAAGGCTTAACCTCTCCATTTATAAATGCATTCAATTGCTCATTTAAATCTGGGGGCCCACTTGGTCTGAAACACAGACAATCTTTCATTTCAATGTGTTGACAAGGGATGCTATTAGGGCATCAGAGGAAGTagaagaagacagagaaaaaacagataaaagggAGAATATGAGAGGGCAACCAAGAAAAAAGAGCCtacataaaagaaataaaaactgatcTGTCTGCACAAATTCAGAAGATCCTTGCCTCCAGTCTGTCTTTGAAAAGCAACATAGACAAATTATTATGTATAACCTCCATCATAGCAGCCTCATAGTGACATTTTTATGCAGAGAGAGAATCAGATGTGAAAACTGGAAGAGCTGCAAGAAGCCCTCCCTATCCCTTCTGATGCCTGCCTATTTCCATATTTTCTGCCACTTTCTAGCCATGCTGACTCAGtattaaaactgaaaacacaaatCTGTTGAGTTGCTGGTGGTAATTACCGCCTTCTAAAATGTCTTGGAACACAAATCTGCTGAAAGTTGATAAATGCATGATTCTAATTAGAATACAATGCAGATGCTGTGTTTGGAAAAATACCTAGCAAGTGATTGGATGAATTACCTATCATGTCCGCTTTTGAACAAACAGTCGCAACATCCcacacttctttcttttttttcttttcttttttggggggcattttaggcctttaattgataggacagctgaagacacaaaagcggagagagagtgaggaatgacatgcagcaaagggccacagatcGGAGCCAAGCCCAGGCTCTTTGCgccgaggagcaaacctccacaCATGGGCGCCCAGCGTCACACACTTCTAAACCACACCAGCTGCCAGTAGCTTCTCACCAGACGTTAATTGGTTTGGTTGGCTGGTAGTTTAGACACAAAACCCATTACTTGAAGCCTAACAAGATTTTCTGATCACTCAATAATTGTGATGTCTATGAAACAGCTGTTCGTTTGAAAAAACAGACTACAACCAGCCCACAGCCTTAATAAAACAAGCACATCTCTGCTCACTCAGCCTCATTGTAACCTAAACTAATTTCAGTGCTCCATTTTACTGCACTAGCAGACACGACTAGACGGAGAGTGCTAAGCAAACCTAACAAATGTACCTTTTATACAAGTTACTCCTCTGCCAGAGCAGTCTAATTGTTGTTATTGATATGTTTGCCatgaaaattatttttcatcACACGTAAGTAGAGAATCTTCAGCTAACCACACGGCAACACTGGTTGATTGCACATGGGTTTGGCTGCAATCAAACAGTACATGTTGTATGATGTTTGTGTGATAATGATTATAAACTTGACATCTGACTTCAAGATTACAGAAATACAGAACTTGACAGTCTCACCTTTGTTGCTGCAGTCCAGCAGAGGTTTTGGGAACATGTAGGTGTGGCACATGGACGGGGCCTctggtttttctttgtttggcgGAGGCTTCCCACCTTCTCCGCCCCCCACCGGTTTGTGGTCCGCACACAATGAGTCCACATTCAGCTTCCTGAGCTTCTGGCCCCTCAGCGACTGGGGCTCCGCACACTTGCCGTAGTTGCCCAGGTTGCGGTTGCTAGGCACCTGAAGGGTCCTGACCAGGCTGTCCAATGGGCAGTGACAGCTCCAGGGGTTGTCATAAAGACGGAGGTAGGTGAGGCGTGGCATGGGGAGCAGGACCTCCTCGGTGGCAGTTTTCAGTCCGTTGTGCTGGAGGAGCAGTGTGGTGAGCTGGGAGAGGCCGCTGAATGCCCCGTCCTCCACCATGGAAATATCGTTCTGCTGGAGGTCCAGGCTCTTCAGCTGGGTGAACTGGGAAAACATGTTGTCCCTCAAAACctaagaggggggggggatgacaacTGTTggtttataaatatatataactcAGCTTACTTAAAATGATGTCTGTCTCAAGCAAATACCTACAGAGCTTTTACTTTCTATGTCTGAGAATATATGATAGCTTTATAGCTGCTAAATATCTTCACAAGCAAGGTGCTAACTTATGCCAGTGTTTCACTCGAGTTACCAACCGAGTCTGAGTCACGTCTCAAGTCCCCAGTGTACAAGTCCAAGTCCGAGTCACCATTACCTGAGTTTAAGTCCAAGTTAAGTCTCAATTCCAGAGAATAGCAACTTGAGTCTCAGTCCTAGCACTCCATCTCTGCCAATTACACATAAAAGTAGACAGAAACTCCATCCAACTTCCGAGTACTATTTCATGAATGCTTACGTCCGAGTCCAAATCCAAGTCATCAGCGCGCAAGTCCAAGTTGAGTCGCGAGTCCAGAGACTAGCAACTCGAGGCGGATAAGTACTCTATCAACATCTATCACTGAGGTGTAAAAACCAAACATTGAGCTCAAATTCACTAAAAAGCTAGAGTTGGAAGAGTCAGGCAACATTTATCTATGTATAAGTCACTACAAGCAACACCTTTCACATTACCCATAGTCATTTCACCCATTGTTAATATAAACGTAGAGAAGTATTCCAACTTTAAGTACACAATTTAGGATTTGGCTTTTGTACTTGAATTGCAGTTTTTATTAATACGTTTGTAATGTTTCATGATTCTATACAAAATACAACATGGACAAAGATTCAGCAAAAAATAAAGTCCCACATTATTCTTTCCCTTCCAACTCAATATAGGCTACTTTCTGTACAATAACATCTAAAAGTCCTATCAGATGCAGGACCCTGGGACAAAGTCAATTGTCTAATTTGTGTTAGTTTAGGGGTGAAAGGTTTTGGTGACCACTGTCTAAGACCACCTGCTCCTGTCCATTTACATATCTTCCCTCTTTTTATATTTGCACAGTGCAAGTGTACATTGTCTGTGTGTACCTGAATCTTATTTCTTGCCAACAGCAGGTGGTGAATATCTTTAGGCCAGTCCTGCATCACGGTGGTCAGCTGCCTGTCCTGGCAGTCCAGGTACTTCTCTCCTGCCTCCATGTATTCCTTACACTCCTGAGTTTGACGTCTCATCACTCCGGCCCTGCCTCTGCCCCGTACATGGCCCCTAGAGCCCCTCTCCACAGCCCCCGACCGAGGGCCTCTCCGGAGCTCAGCTGACCGGAGGAGCAGCAAAAGAAGAAGGGGAGTGAGGAGATGCATGATGGGAGGTGAGAGGAAAGGAGGCGTCTCGGTAATCAGGTCAACTTTGGAAGACTGTTGTTGGAGGATTGGTTTGACAGGACACGGGATGCCGGTCACAGCTGTGTGTATGAAGAGAAAAACAGGTTTTAGAGAGGTTCTAGAGGTTCATTATTTGCATCTCTTTGATGCCTTGAAAATTGATAGGACAGTATAAGGGTCCATAAAGGTGCATTCGTTCTTATACAAAGTccattgaccatgaattcaaacTGCTGCTGATGTATGCTAATGTACATGTCCTATTCATTCTAAAAATGATTTACTGAAAGCAGTGTGACACAAAgcaaatgtttgtttatttttcaatggGGTTCAAGTCAGTCACCACCCAAAGTCCTGGTGTTGAAAGTTGAAAATGTTGGGTATGTGTTTGGAAGCTCTGTAGCAGTTTGACAAAAAGTAGCTCAAGTTAAAGTTGACATGTTTCTTTTGAATGCCCCTTGCTTCCAAGATTACAGATACAAACAAAAGAGAAGTGCAGGCACAAAGTCACGTAAATTCTTTCAGACAGTTTcttatttacaaaatgtttgCTCACAACCAAGCTACTAGCTAGCTTGCAAGTGTTGATACAGAGACAAAGTTGCACAAATATGATCAGACAAGTGTAGCACAGGGGGTAAAGCCACAGTGCACAtgtaacaaaatgtcacaaTGTTCAGAATTTTAGAAGTGTGTGTAATTATAATTGTGGCACAAAAAGATTTTCAAAGTTCTCACACTGGTAAAAGCAAACGTAAATGTCAAACAGAAAAAGTAGATTGGGTAATTGGTTTTGGAAAACCAAA
Protein-coding regions in this window:
- the lrrc17 gene encoding leucine-rich repeat-containing protein 17 codes for the protein MHLLTPLLLLLLLRSAELRRGPRSGAVERGSRGHVRGRGRAGVMRRQTQECKEYMEAGEKYLDCQDRQLTTVMQDWPKDIHHLLLARNKIQVLRDNMFSQFTQLKSLDLQQNDISMVEDGAFSGLSQLTTLLLQHNGLKTATEEVLLPMPRLTYLRLYDNPWSCHCPLDSLVRTLQVPSNRNLGNYGKCAEPQSLRGQKLRKLNVDSLCADHKPVGGGEGGKPPPNKEKPEAPSMCHTYMFPKPLLDCSNKDLNDIPSDLPADIVKMDLSWNTIKHLRPKQFLLSKDLKMLNLSGNSLHRIDTGAFAGQLYLRELDLSNNSLHYFQYGVLEDLYFLRKLSLENNPWICDYNIHYLIYWLKHHPGVFYTGLTCSEPQEFRGWRVEDYVKTYNGECPIDKQTGGMDTGQGGQGGTDNEALEGVVDMGDGQGERLPRPLKEKKPNRFEIIRLS